The genomic window tcaaacgcaacatgttctgtagacgcgaatatgcctgcttgtttgcgtccgggttgcgtccttgtcaaaatcgttgctaagcagtgttgacttcactacgcaaaccaaagtcataggtctaggttcttgtttgtctgggctccaggggtaaaaacaatacctttattctctaaatataaacCGGCTCCAACACTCAGAACCGGTGGTCGAGTTTTTTTTCTAGCattgaaattaaaataaaatatcttatAACTTTATTTTGACGACTTATATGGCATACTTCAGTCTATTGCAAcaaacaaagttttgaattactAATTAGAAACTTGTAAaagaattttataattttatagtgACACAGAATTTTCCTTGAATTTCTACTGTTATACAGCTTTCCTGGATGCAATGAAGAATTATagtataatatataacatatataatatTCTTATCGTCATTATGATAATCATACATTATATTGCTCAATTTCAAACTGTATTTTTAGGAAAACGCTGAAAAGGAGTGGAAATACTGTCGAAGCACAATGATGACCGAGTACATATTAGACGGCGCTGTTTTACCGCCGCCATTTAACTTAATTCCTGATGTGTGGTTGTGTTTATCATATTTCATTCCAAAGAAACAACAGGTAATATATCAAGAACTCTACTTAAAAGCGTTTTGTTATGTTATGTGCAATGTATGCAATCATAATTAGTCAAGAGTCAAGGTAACGGATCCACATTTACTTTTTACAGAAAGGATGTCTTTAAAATCTGTAAAGACCTTATAAACCTCTCAGGCGTTTTTCATACAACAATGTTGGCGAGGTCCACGATGGCTCTTCATTGAACAAAGGGGACTCGCCTTTCGTGCATGATGTCCCGGGTTCAATCACTGGAAATGGAGGGGTGGCCTCGGGATTAAATTATGAGTAGCATATATTTATAAACAAACCAAACCGTTCGGTCCCGTGTACTGTACAGAGAGTCATATCTGTACATCAGTTTAGAAAAGGCCAAACTGTTAACTCATGACTCTGTATTAGTTAATAGGAAACTCGAGCTACCGCCTCTTGCAAAAGCCGATGGCTTGGCTCGATTGTCCTATATTAACCAATAACCATTGCATCTGCGAACACGTGACAGTTCACTTTCTCTTGCAATGCTACTTATTCCGAATATGGATCTTTTTCCTTTGAAACCCAGAACAAACCTTGCACTGAGAATTGCGTTCTAAAGAACCATGATAATCACTATGAGGTAAGCTTATGACATGTGCTTTTGCCGAAGATTAAAAGATGGCACATGTTTTTACTTTAGCCTATTTTACCTAACAATTGCTACCTAAAAACTAATTTGAGtataaattatacagggtgtcttaataaaaataggccctgtggattaggggacgtaacttaaaatttAGGCATAgcagtaaaatttaattttttttgtagattcaaaaaccatgatgTGTCGTTTTTAAGATGGTGCGCAAATCAGCAAAatctgttcacgcgtcactgagataattgggattgaacaaatagacccatttttgaCCGTTCCAATTTTTTTTCAGATAATGAATCGGGAGAATTGCGATCCGCTATAGTGATGCGATAACATAGTTTTACATGGTTTAGGAGTCATTTATTGATCCCGATAATTCGCAAAGCGTGCttccttaaagtcataatgtacgatcttataatatgaatttggttaatttttttcaaacctgaatcagccaaatttgttgtgtttgtaggtaaacagagcaaagttcgacataaagtcataattcaagaaattatgacttaatgtcctcccatagaactgtgtgttaaacggtcaaaataacaagcagtgtttctttcacattacctcgttatttcagctcaaaatggacagaaaccattcccgataattattactactattatttcagcattttgagtatattgacaaatttaaaattggaaggaaatcgtacattaagcctttaactgATTTGCACCAggaccatcaccatcatcatgatAAAGAAATCATATAAAGTGTGTATTCTGTTTAAATCTTGTATTGGTGCTACCTTGCTTCAAATTCCTGTATAGGGATGTTTTTGGTTTTGAAAATCACTGGTCGCGCATAAACTAGAGTTTTTTGGGCCACTTAATGCCATTATTGAGATTCATtcttatgaaaaaaaaacatatttcgtGTTTTTCTGGTCATTTATGTGTATACTATGAAACTTTAAAGTGACCGCTTGGCCCTTTAGTTGCTTGagaaatgtttgaacaatatgttaacccaaacagaaaggtgcgaaaaacattctttgagagatttaAAATTGATTGGTGAATTTTTTCAATTCGTACCCAGCGACTTCATTTCTTTTTGTCCAttataaactacaatgcagcacattagtgtttaatgtgtattgccccattggaacggtccaaaaatgggtctatttgtaaaatcccaattatctctgtgacgcgtgaacggatttgatgttttgtgcaccattttaaagaagaaacgtcatggttttttgaatctttaaaaaagttttgattttactgccgacattttaagttacgtctctcaatccacagggcctatttttattgagacaccctgtataataataaaaacgaggtttcaataatataaaataaacagaTAAAAACGTCTCAAATTTGCTTAGCCATTACAACAATATTAAAGTAAACTTATTTCTTTTCTTCCTAGGAAACGAACAATGCTGTGAAGAACCGGTACATCTATGAATTACAAAGGACAGTCAGAAAGATGTTTAATCAACGATGCATGAAGTGCAGCAGGAGTGGAGACTTCTGAAATATCGGTGTTGAACTTCATCGAAGAGAGAATACTTA from Amphiura filiformis chromosome 5, Afil_fr2py, whole genome shotgun sequence includes these protein-coding regions:
- the LOC140151876 gene encoding short transient receptor potential channel 3-like; the protein is MKTLFWALFGLSDLEVLQIPKGNLKLTESLGHFIYSLYLLVAVIVLLNALIAMMSSTYAKVQENAEKEWKYCRSTMMTEYILDGAVLPPPFNLIPDVWLCLSYFIPKKQQNKPCTENCVLKNHDNHYEETNNAVKNRYIYELQRTVRKMFNQRCMKCSRSGDF